GGGCCGCGGTACTTGCCCTTGAGGATTTCGGCCTCGGCGGCGCGGGCCTCTTTGAGGGCCGAGTCGGCGGTGAGGGTGACATAGGACTTGGTCTTCTTGTCGACCTTGGCGATGCGGTCGAGGAAGGCGTGAGTTAGTTCAACAGGGGAGAGGTCGCGCTTTTTGATGCGAGAGGCGGCCTCGCGGATGGTCATGAAATGGAGGGGCTGGCTGGTCTTGACAGGCATAGCTAGGCCTCCTCGTCAGCGTCCCAGGCGGGGGAGAAGACGCCGGCGACTTCTTCGTTTTCCAGGTCCTGGTCGTGGAGGGCGTCCAGCTTGGGAGAGTACTGATTGTAGAGAGCGGTGAGCTTTTTGATTTTGGCATCGGAAATTTTGATGCCGTTATGGGCGAGGGCTTGTTCGACTTGGGCTGCCGTGAGTTTAGGCATAAGAGACCTCCTGAGGCGGGTAGTCGCGACGGGGGCAAGTATAGGCGGGGAGGGTGCGGGAGGCAAGGGAGCGGCTATTAGGGTTTCGCAGCCGAACCTAACAGCCTGCGGAGCATATGAAAGAGATTACCGAGGAAGCGACGCTCTCTGCTCAGGCTATGGGCCAGCCGCTCACTTGTAGATATCAGGGGCGCACTTGAGTGGGAGAGCTCTACTTTGGGCGAGAAGAAGGCGTACAAGAACACGCCGGCCATAAGCACTCCAGAGCCAACAAGCTTATCAGTCACGGATGTGGAGTACAGGAGATAGCAGCAAATTCCAAGGCCAAGGAGAGGAATGAGCATATAGCGCCTTGAAGAATGGCCAGCTCGCTTCTGCAACACCAGCAATGCTAAGCACGTCAGCAGGAAAACGAAGCCTAGGTTGAACACGGAGAAGGAGATAAGCTTGGGGATGCCGGAGAAGATGGAAATCAGGAAGGCCAGGGCGCCCTGGGCGATCAGCGCATTGCTAGGGGTTCCAAACTTGGGGTGGAGTTTGGCAAAGGGTTTTGGAAACAGGCCATAAGCAGCCATTGAATAGGAGAGGCGACCAGTGGCCAGCATGTCTGATTCATCAGACCCAGAAACCGAAATCAAGGCGCCAATCCCAATGACCGCCGCGCCGACGGAACCCAACACTATGGCGCCAGTAGAAACCAGCGGTGTAGAAGTTTGAGCCAACTCTTGCCAGTTAAGCACGCCATAGACTACAAAGTGGGTGGTGAGATAGAACAGTGTAACAATGATGATGCCGGTCACAATGGCTCGGGGGATGGTCCTGGCGGGGTCTCGCACTTCACCGGCAGGGATGCCAGTCAGTTCAAAGCCTACGTAGGCCCAGAAGATCAGAACCAACGATTCTCCAAAGTGCCCAAGGCCTAGAGGGGTGAGGGGAGTCAAGTTGTCACCCAAAACGTGTCCATGCAGAGCAATGTAGACCAAACCCGCTATTACCAGAAGCAATAGCGGGGAAAGCTTCAGGATGGTCAGAATATCGTTAACAGTCCCCGCGGCCCTAACACCCACAACGTTTATTGTGGTGAGTGTGAGCAGGAAAGCTGCTTTGACAAGCATATCTTGCCAGGCGCTGAGTTCAACGAAGTATTGAAGGTAGCTACTGAAGGCGATGGCAAAGACGGGCAGTGCGATTAGCTCGGCTATCCAGAGGCTCCAGCCTGCCAGGAAGCCCCAGAAATCGTTGTAAGCCTCGGAGACGTAAGCGAAGGGGCCACCGACCCCAGGCACGTAGTGGCTGCTAAAGGCGAACACCAAGGCCAGCACGGCGGCCATTAGACCGGCCACTACCCACACAAATAAGGCGAAGGGGCCAATTAGACCGGCGGTGAGGGCCGAGGCTATATAGATGTCGGCGCCGATAATGGAGCCGACTGTTATGTTAGTAACGTCGAAAAAGCCGAGGGCCCTTTTCATTCCTCTACCCATTCGGGCAATTTAAGCCCCGGCTTGGGATCCTCCTGACCATGTATGGGTACTGGCTGTAAATGATTCAGGAGGCTACTTAGGGCGTATAACCAGGACAGGCTCGGCGGCGTGGCGGACGACGCGGTCAGCGACGCTGCCGAGGACGGCGCGGGCCAGACCGCCCTGACCGCGGCTGGTCATGGCGATGAAGCTGTCTGGAGTACGGGAAGCGAGGTCGATGATGTTTGCGGCGGGATCGCCGGGAAGATGACGAGTCTCAACCGCCAATGACGAGCTTTCAAGGTCCGCGGAAATTCTCTTTAGATAGCTATGGGCGGCGGACTTGGCCTCTTCGAAATAGCTCTGCCAAGCGACTGCCATGGGCGGAGCGCCGAGAGTGGAGGCAGGGTAGTTGACGGGAAAAGGCGTAGCCCTGAAGAGGATGATTCTAAGGGATAAAACCCTGACGAGGTCTTGGACGTGGGGGGAGAACCTGCTCGCTAAGGATGGACCCATCGAGGGGGACGATGACGGTCCTAAACTGGGGCTCCGGGGCTATGGGACTCCCGTCCTTGGGATGAATAAGGAGGATGGGGAGGTCAGAGTAGCGGAGCAGTTTGTCGGCCACGCTGCCCATGAGCCACCGACTTATACCAGAGCGGCCGTGAGTGGCCATGGCGACCAGGGTCTCGGGGTCCTTTTCAGCCTCGCTGATGATTTCGACGGCGGGAACGCCCTTGCTGACGGCGGGGGTGACATGGACGCCGAGGCCGCGAAGGTACTTGGCGGGGGTATCGAGATAATCCAGGGCCTCCTGCATAGAAGGCTGGTTGGGCCGCCGGGAAGGGTCTCTTTCTTTTAGACCTTTCAGCTCTTCAAAGGTGGGCTCGACTACTCTCTGTAGCTTGACCGACAGCTTGGCCTTGCCCGCGATTTGCTTCACATAGGGCAGAACGCCTTCGGCGAGGGTTGAGCCGTCAAGGGGGACCAGGACTTGTTTATACACGTCTCACCGCCTTGGATCCACATGGCTTGATTATCGTCCTGAAACAGCAATAACGCCAGCCGAACGATTAGGGGTTGCAACTATGGCCAGACAGCGGTGAAGTCCTACGGCAGAAATTCTTACTTGGCTTCAGCTTTGACCAAGCCATGGCGTTGCCGTCTGGATCGGCGAACTGGGCGAAGGTGACCACACCGGGGATTTCGGTGGGAGGCATGAGGGTCTTGCCACCAGCCTTCTCTATCTTTTTTAGAAAGGCGTTGAGGTCTTTGACTTCTATATAGACCATGACGCGGGGCTTTTTGTCGGGAGGGACAGGGATGCCGCCGTTGATGCCGCCGGCGTGGGTATCGACGAAGCCGTAGTCCATAGGGTTGTTGCTGTCGACGTGCCAATCGAAGACCTTTTTGTAGAACTCCTGGAGCTTCTGGCTCTTGCCGTAGATTTCAAAATGGACAACTGGGTTGGGCATAGGAAATCTCCTTTTTGTGTGTAATTAGACCTGCCACAGGTGAAGCGAGATTCAGGCGCCAAGGATGCCGGTGAATCGGTCCACGCCCGGGTC
This window of the SAR202 cluster bacterium genome carries:
- a CDS encoding amino acid permease is translated as MKRALGFFDVTNITVGSIIGADIYIASALTAGLIGPFALFVWVVAGLMAAVLALVFAFSSHYVPGVGGPFAYVSEAYNDFWGFLAGWSLWIAELIALPVFAIAFSSYLQYFVELSAWQDMLVKAAFLLTLTTINVVGVRAAGTVNDILTILKLSPLLLLVIAGLVYIALHGHVLGDNLTPLTPLGLGHFGESLVLIFWAYVGFELTGIPAGEVRDPARTIPRAIVTGIIIVTLFYLTTHFVVYGVLNWQELAQTSTPLVSTGAIVLGSVGAAVIGIGALISVSGSDESDMLATGRLSYSMAAYGLFPKPFAKLHPKFGTPSNALIAQGALAFLISIFSGIPKLISFSVFNLGFVFLLTCLALLVLQKRAGHSSRRYMLIPLLGLGICCYLLYSTSVTDKLVGSGVLMAGVFLYAFFSPKVELSHSSAPLISTSERLAHSLSRERRFLGNLFHMLRRLLGSAAKP
- a CDS encoding universal stress protein gives rise to the protein MGPSLASRFSPHVQDLVRVLSLRIILFRATPFPVNYPASTLGAPPMAVAWQSYFEEAKSAAHSYLKRISADLESSSLAVETRHLPGDPAANIIDLASRTPDSFIAMTSRGQGGLARAVLGSVADRVVRHAAEPVLVIRPK
- a CDS encoding universal stress protein — protein: MYKQVLVPLDGSTLAEGVLPYVKQIAGKAKLSVKLQRVVEPTFEELKGLKERDPSRRPNQPSMQEALDYLDTPAKYLRGLGVHVTPAVSKGVPAVEIISEAEKDPETLVAMATHGRSGISRWLMGSVADKLLRYSDLPILLIHPKDGSPIAPEPQFRTVIVPLDGSILSEQVLPPRPRPRQGFIP
- a CDS encoding VOC family protein is translated as MPNPVVHFEIYGKSQKLQEFYKKVFDWHVDSNNPMDYGFVDTHAGGINGGIPVPPDKKPRVMVYIEVKDLNAFLKKIEKAGGKTLMPPTEIPGVVTFAQFADPDGNAMAWSKLKPSKNFCRRTSPLSGHSCNP